In the genome of Gemmatimonadota bacterium, the window ATCTATAAAAAGAAGAATTTTAATACCCTTGGTACTGAGGATTTTATTAAACAACTCGAACCCGTTGGTTTGAAAGCGTACTATGAGAATTTCCTGCGCCACCAAAAGAGATTGGTCGTTGTCATTGGCGATGTGGATATTGATCATGTTCTCACCAAACTCGACGAGGCTTATGGCAATGAACAAATACCGGGTGAATTGTCGGGCAAATTTCAGGCTTCTCAATTTCCCAACCCTGAAATATTGGGCAGACAGTTCAAAATTACTTCAAAGAATCTCAGTATTTCCAAGTTCAGGAAGAGTTGGTACACACCCAGTTTAGGCCATCGCGACTATGCGGGATTGCTCATTCTGACTACCATTCTGAACAAAACTGCAAATTCATTGACGTCTTATATAGTTGATTCTGAACTTGCGAGAATTTTCATTTTGGGACTTAGCCACTATAAAGGGTTTGGTTTAATAAGTTGTTTGGCAGATCTGTGGCATGATACATCCTCAGATGCTATCCAGGCCATTATCCGTGTTGAGTTAGAGAAGCTAAAATCAATTTCTGAAGATGAACTTGATGCATCCCGTAACGAACTTTTGCATAGCATGTATTCCGAATTTTATGATCGCTCAAGCATGGCTGATTCATTTGGACGAGCATTCGCCCATGCCAACGATCCCCTCCTATATCCCAAATTACTAAAAAATATTAAATCCATTCACAGAGAAGACATCCCACGCATCATAGACCAATACTTAACGGATGACAATTCGATAACCCTTTCCTTAACATTGCCTACGCAAGAAAAATCATCATTAAATAAAAACTTAATACTGCGAACGCCCTTACATTATGGAATTATGATATTGATATTCGCAGGTTTTCTAACGCTGTTGGTATGGGGTGGCAAAAAATTACACAGAAAGTTCTCCCGAAAGGCCAATGAATATGTTTCTGAAAGTGATACTTAGTTTTGCTCTGTGTCACCTATTTGGCGTCCTTTCCGCTTCTGCCGAAATTCCCAATCATCATATTTTTTATCGTCAGGACAAACGCGCGCCACTGACCAGTATTGAAATTGTCTTTCTCGGGGCCGGGAGAAACCAGGAACAGCCTTCTCAGATTGGACTTGCAAACACAGTCTCAACATTGATTTGGGAAGCTGCCAAAAAGCAGGGGTACATGGATCAATTATCAGCATTAGGAGCCAATCTGGATATGATTACTCACCCTCTATACCAGGCAATATCCATTTCTGCCCTATCTGAGAACTGCAGCGAGTCAATAAAAATAGTCTGCGATTTCCTGCATAACCTTGAATTTTCTGATTCCGACTTGCAATATGCAAAAAAACAAGAAGCGGCTGATTACCAAAGTGGCCTGCGGATTAATACTTATAAGTTTATGAGAGACTCTGCGATTTCACAAATAACAGGAATGAAGAAATTCAAGTCCTTAAAAACGCTGAAGGATCTCTCGCTTGAGGATGTTAGACAATATTATGATCAACTGCTGAAAGCAGATGTGGTGTTTTTTAAGATAATCTCAAACCGCGATTCTACTGAGGTTGCGAAGTTGCTTCATCCGATTACAAAAGAGCGAGAGATAGGCGGGTTTGCACATTCACTGAAATTCCCAACAATCGATTCTAATATAGGCCTTAAGGCTTTTGTTTATACGGATTATTCACATTTAAAGAGTGTGTTCTGTCATTGGATGATCTTCTGTGGCAATGTAGGGGAAGAAAATTATATTCCCAATCTCATATCCAATACGCTTACAGGCGATGCACGAGGGCTAATTTCCGAGTATTTTAGAGAAGAATTGGGGTTGGTTTATGGCCCTTCTTGTGCGATGCTATCTTCAGAAGGCATCAGATATCTTAATATTTATGCTGATCCTCGGCTCCAGAACAGCAAAGAATTGATCGTAAAAATGTCCGACTTCATCCGAGGACTGTCCGATAATCCTCGCTTTTGGGAGGCACTCAAAGAACGCCGTAAGATTCTCAAAGTTTCTTATGTCCATAACTTGACACCTCAACGAAGTCTGGACCGTGAGATAAATATAGCTATTTACAACGCGCCATATCGCAAAGGCGGTTATGATGCAGTCACCGATGCTGAGGTGCGAGCCTTTCTCGAAAAATTCTTCGTACCAAAGAATATGATCATGCTTTTTCTCGGCCCGAAGGATCATATTATCGACATTCTGAATAAA includes:
- a CDS encoding insulinase family protein, whose product is MYKKKNFNTLGTEDFIKQLEPVGLKAYYENFLRHQKRLVVVIGDVDIDHVLTKLDEAYGNEQIPGELSGKFQASQFPNPEILGRQFKITSKNLSISKFRKSWYTPSLGHRDYAGLLILTTILNKTANSLTSYIVDSELARIFILGLSHYKGFGLISCLADLWHDTSSDAIQAIIRVELEKLKSISEDELDASRNELLHSMYSEFYDRSSMADSFGRAFAHANDPLLYPKLLKNIKSIHREDIPRIIDQYLTDDNSITLSLTLPTQEKSSLNKNLILRTPLHYGIMILIFAGFLTLLVWGGKKLHRKFSRKANEYVSESDT
- a CDS encoding insulinase family protein; protein product: MFLKVILSFALCHLFGVLSASAEIPNHHIFYRQDKRAPLTSIEIVFLGAGRNQEQPSQIGLANTVSTLIWEAAKKQGYMDQLSALGANLDMITHPLYQAISISALSENCSESIKIVCDFLHNLEFSDSDLQYAKKQEAADYQSGLRINTYKFMRDSAISQITGMKKFKSLKTLKDLSLEDVRQYYDQLLKADVVFFKIISNRDSTEVAKLLHPITKEREIGGFAHSLKFPTIDSNIGLKAFVYTDYSHLKSVFCHWMIFCGNVGEENYIPNLISNTLTGDARGLISEYFREELGLVYGPSCAMLSSEGIRYLNIYADPRLQNSKELIVKMSDFIRGLSDNPRFWEALKERRKILKVSYVHNLTPQRSLDREINIAIYNAPYRKGGYDAVTDAEVRAFLEKFFVPKNMIMLFLGPKDHIIDILNKHWPEVDIRVHSVKELIE